The proteins below are encoded in one region of Girardinichthys multiradiatus isolate DD_20200921_A chromosome 19, DD_fGirMul_XY1, whole genome shotgun sequence:
- the LOC124885068 gene encoding glutamate-rich protein 1 isoform X2 — MVFKAKVLQKLYPAITTLQREQNLSAIAEDQATTVNGKRKSCGEDGAFGEAVKLQNAASLCRRMYTVLPPPPGYNVHSEKYVTPPHLESIDTAEDPAGESVHRSSEEADEEKEAEDQRRRRRRKKKKPAPPLDSGKNLALVSDRSGQRVPVDEGGERISRNKKRKLKKKRHKDKLLSLGLMPQAAALEFTYSKDGEEEDNKRKAAELSEFLRTTLEIYMSDSSPHVVKTSRLSATVDGLLRSLASGSKPNSVLSQLYSLKTFIQQNEAGSLEMALIELNNNTYMSPEEASAVVSLFKYWITEILPMQRDETTRLPTTQ; from the exons ATGG TGTTTAAAGCAAAAGTTCTACAGAAGCTCTATCCTGCAATTACCACTCTCCAAAGGGAACAAAACCTATCAGCCATCGCAGAGGACCAGGCCACAACAGTTAATGGGAAAAGAAAATCCTGTGGAGAAGATGGTGCATTTG GAGAGGCTGTGAAGCTACAAAATGCAGCCAGTCTATGCCGGCGGATGTACACAGTCCTACCTCCTCCCCCAGGCTATAATGTACATTCAGAGAAATATGTCACACCTCCTCATCTTGAAAGCATAGACACTGCAGAGGATCCTGCTG GCGAAAGTGTCCATAGGAGCAGTGAAGAGGCAGATGAAGAAAAAGAGGCAGAAGACcagagaaggagaagaaggagaaagaagaagaagccagcCCCGCCTCTGGACTCTGGCAAAAATCTTGCTCTGGTGAGCGACAGGTCAGGTCAGCGGGTGCCAGTGGATGAGGGAGGTGAGCGTATCAGCAGGAACAAGAAGAGAAAGCTGAAGAAGAAGAGGCACAAGGACAAGCTGCTGTCCTTGGGTCTGATGCCCCAAGCTGCTGCACTGGAGTTCACTTACAGTAAAGATGGAGAGGAAGAAGATAACAAGAGAAAAGCTGCTGAGCTGTCAGAGTTTCTGAGGACAACACTGGAAATTTATATGTCAGACT CCTCTCCTCATGTAGTCAAGACTTCTCGTCTCTCTGCTACAGTGGATGGCCTTTTAAGGAGTCTAGCAAGCGGCTCTAAGCCCAACTCTGTCCTCAGCCAGCTGTACAgtcttaaaacatttattcagcAGAATGAGGCTGGAAGTCTGGAAATGGCACTCATAGAGCTCAACAACAATACCTATATGTCTCCAG agGAAGCCAGTGCCGTTGTTTCACTGTTCAAATACTGGATCACAGAGATTCTTCCCATGCAGAGAGACGAGACGACAAGACTTCCTACCACACAGTAA
- the LOC124885068 gene encoding glutamate-rich protein 1 isoform X1 — MAQRKEVFKAKVLQKLYPAITTLQREQNLSAIAEDQATTVNGKRKSCGEDGAFGEAVKLQNAASLCRRMYTVLPPPPGYNVHSEKYVTPPHLESIDTAEDPAGESVHRSSEEADEEKEAEDQRRRRRRKKKKPAPPLDSGKNLALVSDRSGQRVPVDEGGERISRNKKRKLKKKRHKDKLLSLGLMPQAAALEFTYSKDGEEEDNKRKAAELSEFLRTTLEIYMSDSSPHVVKTSRLSATVDGLLRSLASGSKPNSVLSQLYSLKTFIQQNEAGSLEMALIELNNNTYMSPEEASAVVSLFKYWITEILPMQRDETTRLPTTQ; from the exons ATGGCACAGAGAAAGGAAG TGTTTAAAGCAAAAGTTCTACAGAAGCTCTATCCTGCAATTACCACTCTCCAAAGGGAACAAAACCTATCAGCCATCGCAGAGGACCAGGCCACAACAGTTAATGGGAAAAGAAAATCCTGTGGAGAAGATGGTGCATTTG GAGAGGCTGTGAAGCTACAAAATGCAGCCAGTCTATGCCGGCGGATGTACACAGTCCTACCTCCTCCCCCAGGCTATAATGTACATTCAGAGAAATATGTCACACCTCCTCATCTTGAAAGCATAGACACTGCAGAGGATCCTGCTG GCGAAAGTGTCCATAGGAGCAGTGAAGAGGCAGATGAAGAAAAAGAGGCAGAAGACcagagaaggagaagaaggagaaagaagaagaagccagcCCCGCCTCTGGACTCTGGCAAAAATCTTGCTCTGGTGAGCGACAGGTCAGGTCAGCGGGTGCCAGTGGATGAGGGAGGTGAGCGTATCAGCAGGAACAAGAAGAGAAAGCTGAAGAAGAAGAGGCACAAGGACAAGCTGCTGTCCTTGGGTCTGATGCCCCAAGCTGCTGCACTGGAGTTCACTTACAGTAAAGATGGAGAGGAAGAAGATAACAAGAGAAAAGCTGCTGAGCTGTCAGAGTTTCTGAGGACAACACTGGAAATTTATATGTCAGACT CCTCTCCTCATGTAGTCAAGACTTCTCGTCTCTCTGCTACAGTGGATGGCCTTTTAAGGAGTCTAGCAAGCGGCTCTAAGCCCAACTCTGTCCTCAGCCAGCTGTACAgtcttaaaacatttattcagcAGAATGAGGCTGGAAGTCTGGAAATGGCACTCATAGAGCTCAACAACAATACCTATATGTCTCCAG agGAAGCCAGTGCCGTTGTTTCACTGTTCAAATACTGGATCACAGAGATTCTTCCCATGCAGAGAGACGAGACGACAAGACTTCCTACCACACAGTAA
- the zgc:193593 gene encoding uncharacterized protein zgc:193593: protein MVEGCKMVFRLPILTPSYIRLLQTQAFHNMPVTPPAEKTMPGMAMLLGAVGIGMCGYSSRQLALHHRPSIRVLHWVGTHTDAGGAGMVTHGTPFLDVTRRAPTPLEIPPPSFVGQKFT, encoded by the exons ATGGTGGAAGGCTGCAAGATGGTTTTCAGACTCCCAATACTCACTCCCAGTTACATCAGGCTGCTGCAG ACCCAGGCGTTCCATAACATGCCTGTGACACCTCCAGCTGAGAAAACCATGCCTGGTATGGCTATGCTGCTGGGGGCCGTGGGGATCGGGATGTGCGGCTACAGCTCTAGGCAGTTGGCCCTTCACCACAGGCCCTCCATTCGGGTGCTACACTGGGTTGGCACGCACACCGACGCTGGCGGCGCTGGCATGGTGACACATGGGACCCCTTTCCTGGATGTAACCCGCCGAGCTCCCACCCCTCTGGAGATACCACCTCCCTCCTTTGTGGGCCAGAAATTTacctaa